Within Bdellovibrio bacteriovorus HD100, the genomic segment GATTTTTGTGATGGTGTTTGTTTTTTCTGCTGCGATTTCCGCCAAAGAAAAAGAATATGTAAAACCTTCTGATGCCGAGTTAAAGAAAACCCTGACTCCGATGCAGTATCAGTGCACGCAGCAGTCGGCGACTGAAAAGCCTTTCGACAATGCCTATTGGAATAATAAAAGAGAAGGCATCTATGTCGACATTGTCAGTGGCGAGCCATTGTTCAGTTCTACTGACAAATATGACTCCGGCACGGGCTGGCCCAGTTTTACCAAGCCCATCGATGACAGTTCTTTGGTGACAAAGCCTGATTATGAAATGTCGGTGGAACGCACTGAGCTGCGTTCCAAAAAGGCTGACTCGCACCTGGGTCATTTGTTTGACGATGGCCCTAAGGATAAGGGCGGCAAACGATACTGCATCAATTCCGCAGCCCTGAAGTTTATTCCGGTTGAGGAAATGCAAGCCAAGGGATACGGACAGTATCTGTCGCTGTTCCCGAAATATAAAAAAGAAAAGAAGAAATAGACCTATTCCTGACAGGTGATAGAGATGTTTTCAGTTCCATCAAGTGTCAGCGTTCCCGTCCAATGACGGGCTGTCACCATGTCCAAAGTAAGATGGGCGCGTTGTTCAGAAACTTTGCTTTGCCAGATAAATTGCATGGAGCCGTAGTCTGCATACTGACTGAGCAGTTGGTACTGATTCAAAAAACCCAGTTCCCGTCTGAAACGCACGGTTTCAAGTCCATGCGGGCCCACCTTAAAATGGATGATTTGGTTCTGATTTTCCCCATGACAGCGGAACTGATAATCGAAGTGTGCCTGGCTTGCTGAGCTTAAAAGCATAAATAGAACGAAAGAGAAAAGTGTTTTCATGGTTTTACCTTCACGGGCAATCTAAGCGAGATTGTCAGATTGTGGAATAGCCGGGGAAAAGTTTACCCGGTATTGCTGGTCAAGATTGCTGAGGCTCAGTTTTAAGCCACACGTTCGGCTGGTGAGAAAGTCACGGTCCGAAACAAGTCCCGTGATTTGAGGCCACTTTTAACACAATATGCGTAAAACTCTTAATTCCTGAACCCACTTCTATAAACTTGTCCGGGAAGCGATGAGAGCAAAGGAGTTCAAATGGAAATCTCACCAAGTGGAAGAAAGCAAGATGCCAAACACAAAGGCTCAACCCCGCATTCGAAGCTGCTGGTGATTGATCGCCAGTTTGATGTGCCACTGGAGAAGCTGTTTGCCGCCTTTAGCAGCGCGGAGGCCCTTAAAAGATGGTGGTGGCCGGAGGGCATTTACGCAGATCACATTGATTGGGAGCTGCGGGACGGCGGCAAGTACTTCATCAATATGAAGGGCTACGATCAGAGTGCCAGCGGCATGGCCGGTTGGATTGAAGAGGTGGTAAAAAACGAACGCATCGTTATGACCGACCAATTCGCCAATGAAAAAGGCGAGCCGATCTCGGCCAAAGAAGCCAACATGCCAGGGGAATGGCCCGCCAAAGGCTATATCACCTTCGAGTTTGAATCCCGCGGGAAGGATCGCAGTGCTTTTAGGCTGTCGCAAGAAGGTATCCCCAATGAATTGCAAGCGGAGTGTATTCAAGGCTGGGCAGAGTCTTTTGAAAAACTGAAGAAATACTTGGCGGGGCCGGCGCAAGGCCACTAAGGTGGCATACATCAAAAGTACGATGATCTTTGCCGTTTGTATTTCGTTGTCGTAATCCCACGAGAAGAATGATTAAGAGACTGAAAAGGTCTTGGGGCCTTGGTACAGAACAGGCCTCCAGGTGATCATCTTTTCTTAACAACGACCCGATCTTTATTCCAATGGTGCGATCATGCTTTTACAGCTTCCTTATTTTGTGCGTTTTTTTTGGGTTGTCGAAAGACTGCCAGGCAAGCAATGTGGGCTTGTTTCCGGGAACGCGCGTGAGTGCATTTCAAAGCGTCTATTCCGGTGAAAAAGGCAAATCATTTGCGGAGTCCTCTTCTGGGGTGGGCGCCGGGGTTTCCGTGTATATGGATGGTAAATACCTGACTCCCTATTTTGGTTTCAAAGTGGGCAGCATGGCGGGAACTCAGATGTTTCTTGATAACGCCTCCGAAGTTTCCACCTCGTTCAACTATTACAGCGCCAGTGCGGAGGCGGGGTTTCATCTGTTTCCTATTGAACGTCGCAAGAAGGGCTTTAATGTTTATTTCTCGGGTGGCGGGGTGATTGGTTACAATTTTGTGGCCTTGAACAAAGAGGCCTCTCTGGAAAACATCCCTTACAGTGATCAGTCATTTTCCACGGGGTACGTGGCGGGAGTGGGTT encodes:
- the msrB gene encoding peptide-methionine (R)-S-oxide reductase MsrB — its product is MKHWIFVMVFVFSAAISAKEKEYVKPSDAELKKTLTPMQYQCTQQSATEKPFDNAYWNNKREGIYVDIVSGEPLFSSTDKYDSGTGWPSFTKPIDDSSLVTKPDYEMSVERTELRSKKADSHLGHLFDDGPKDKGGKRYCINSAALKFIPVEEMQAKGYGQYLSLFPKYKKEKKK
- a CDS encoding SRPBCC family protein, encoding MEISPSGRKQDAKHKGSTPHSKLLVIDRQFDVPLEKLFAAFSSAEALKRWWWPEGIYADHIDWELRDGGKYFINMKGYDQSASGMAGWIEEVVKNERIVMTDQFANEKGEPISAKEANMPGEWPAKGYITFEFESRGKDRSAFRLSQEGIPNELQAECIQGWAESFEKLKKYLAGPAQGH